One window from the genome of Cumulibacter soli encodes:
- a CDS encoding ABC transporter ATP-binding protein, which translates to MSDSIISVRDLTRTYPLPRERLLGGRRSFTALNSVSFDVSAGDRFAIVGESGSGKSTLLRIIAGLDDATSGSVHIDGVEVSRNKDLRRTTQMVFQDPMSSLDPRMRVRDIVAEPLIAQRIAHTRDDIDALLRDVGLTADSADRYPHQFSGGQRQRISIARALAPNPRILLADEPVSALDVSVRAQVLNVISRLVRERALTLVFVSHDLSVVQHLCEHVAVLKDGAIVELGTTQQVYQHPRTDYARTLVAAVPTLQKALTRTPAESEG; encoded by the coding sequence TTGAGCGACTCGATCATCAGCGTCCGTGACCTCACTCGCACCTACCCACTGCCGCGCGAGCGACTGCTCGGCGGACGCCGCTCCTTCACCGCCCTTAATTCGGTATCTTTCGATGTTTCTGCCGGTGATAGGTTCGCGATCGTCGGCGAGTCCGGTTCGGGGAAATCCACTCTGCTTCGCATCATCGCCGGTCTGGACGATGCGACGTCGGGTTCGGTACATATCGATGGCGTCGAAGTCTCGCGTAACAAGGACCTACGACGTACCACCCAGATGGTGTTTCAAGACCCGATGAGTTCGCTCGATCCGCGGATGCGGGTGCGCGATATCGTCGCCGAGCCGCTCATTGCTCAGCGCATCGCGCACACCAGAGATGACATCGACGCACTGCTTAGGGACGTCGGGCTTACGGCCGACTCCGCCGATCGCTACCCACACCAGTTCTCTGGGGGACAGCGACAGCGGATATCGATCGCTCGCGCACTCGCACCAAACCCGCGGATCCTGCTGGCGGACGAACCCGTCTCCGCGTTGGACGTCTCGGTGCGCGCTCAGGTACTCAACGTGATCAGCCGGCTCGTCCGCGAGCGCGCCCTGACCCTGGTGTTCGTCTCGCACGACCTGTCGGTGGTCCAGCACCTGTGCGAGCACGTCGCCGTACTCAAAGATGGTGCAATCGTCGAACTCGGCACGACCCAGCAGGTGTACCAGCACCCGCGAACCGATTACGCGCGCACCTTGGTCGCCGCAGTTCCGACGCTGCAGAAAGCCCTCACCCGCACCCCTGCAGAATCCGAAGGCTGA
- a CDS encoding PepSY domain-containing protein, translated as MTTSRSAIVVPIAASLLIAMSACSSEVDPSDDGSTGSQQNSEATTDDQQSAGDNASAGDASGSASSTAADQGASSDSGTPAPASGTTKAALTAIDKAEADTGGTAFEIDDQDDDGTWEVSVRTGDTAVEVNLSPDGTQVLNTENDDLDADDKAALDAASITLSDAIELAIEHVGGDLDDAELDSGDDGEGPHWEVSVDATDQGDVEVKVSIDGEILKVDD; from the coding sequence ATGACTACTTCACGCAGCGCCATCGTCGTCCCCATCGCCGCCTCGTTGCTGATCGCAATGTCAGCGTGCTCCTCCGAGGTTGACCCTTCCGACGACGGGTCCACCGGCAGTCAGCAGAACTCCGAGGCCACGACTGATGACCAGCAGAGCGCCGGCGACAACGCATCCGCGGGCGATGCCTCCGGCAGCGCGAGCTCGACCGCTGCGGATCAAGGGGCGTCCTCGGATTCCGGCACTCCTGCACCCGCAAGCGGCACGACGAAGGCGGCCCTCACCGCGATCGATAAGGCCGAGGCCGACACCGGCGGCACGGCATTCGAGATCGACGACCAGGACGACGACGGGACCTGGGAGGTTTCCGTACGAACGGGAGACACCGCTGTCGAGGTGAACCTCAGCCCAGACGGAACGCAGGTGCTCAACACCGAGAACGACGATCTGGACGCCGACGACAAGGCCGCACTCGACGCAGCATCCATCACGCTCAGCGACGCGATCGAGCTGGCAATCGAGCACGTCGGTGGCGATCTCGACGACGCCGAGCTCGACAGCGGCGATGATGGCGAAGGGCCGCACTGGGAGGTCAGCGTCGACGCTACCGATCAGGGCGATGTCGAGGTGAAAGTCTCCATCGACGGCGAAATCCTCAAGGTCGACGACTGA
- a CDS encoding winged helix DNA-binding domain-containing protein encodes MRFSDDARRARLAVRHAVHPEHRLADPLAVNDALVALHATEPATVHLALAARMHEPTVSAVEAALYDERSIIKQLAMRRTLFGFTRDLLPAVLGSASARVATQQHSTLAKDLERHDVTTDGAAWIARASAAVRERLAHGDALSAAQLRTELPELHGRSKVGPDARKWDKSTPFAPRLLTLLGAEGHIMRAANTGHWRTSRTTWIATEHWLGERPVPLAASDGYAVLVARWLATFGPGTEADIVWWLGATKAAVRRALADINAVEVSLDSGSVGYVLPDDEPGEPVGEWAALLPTLDPTVMGWKERDFYLDSALVPYLFDSNGNGGTTAWLDGRIVGCWVQDDASRVQVIPARALSKRDADRLQVEADRLTEFLDGVTIANVYKSRLMKGERLP; translated from the coding sequence ATGAGATTCAGCGATGACGCACGCCGCGCCCGTCTTGCCGTACGCCACGCGGTTCACCCCGAACATCGCCTCGCTGACCCGCTCGCCGTGAACGACGCGCTCGTCGCGTTGCATGCGACCGAACCCGCAACCGTCCACCTCGCCCTAGCCGCCAGGATGCACGAACCTACGGTGAGCGCGGTCGAGGCCGCGCTGTACGACGAGCGCAGCATCATCAAACAACTCGCGATGCGTCGTACGTTGTTCGGCTTCACCCGTGACTTGCTGCCCGCGGTGCTCGGCAGCGCGTCCGCCCGAGTCGCCACACAACAGCATTCGACGCTCGCGAAGGACTTAGAACGTCACGACGTCACGACCGACGGCGCGGCGTGGATCGCGCGGGCCAGCGCGGCAGTCCGCGAACGGCTGGCGCACGGAGACGCGCTGAGCGCGGCGCAGTTACGTACGGAACTGCCCGAACTCCACGGTCGCAGCAAGGTCGGACCTGACGCCAGGAAGTGGGATAAATCGACGCCGTTCGCCCCGCGTCTGCTCACCCTGTTGGGCGCCGAGGGACACATCATGCGTGCGGCGAACACCGGGCATTGGCGCACCTCGCGCACCACGTGGATTGCTACCGAGCACTGGCTCGGCGAGCGACCTGTCCCGCTCGCGGCATCCGACGGCTACGCAGTCCTCGTCGCGCGGTGGCTGGCGACGTTCGGTCCGGGCACCGAGGCCGACATCGTGTGGTGGTTGGGCGCGACGAAAGCCGCCGTGCGCCGAGCACTAGCCGATATCAACGCCGTCGAGGTCTCACTCGATTCAGGGTCTGTCGGCTATGTCCTACCGGACGACGAACCCGGCGAGCCGGTCGGCGAATGGGCGGCGCTGTTGCCCACGCTCGATCCCACCGTGATGGGCTGGAAGGAGCGCGACTTCTACCTCGATTCCGCCTTGGTGCCCTACCTCTTCGATAGCAATGGCAACGGTGGGACGACGGCCTGGCTGGATGGACGGATCGTCGGCTGTTGGGTGCAGGACGACGCGTCGCGGGTGCAGGTTATCCCCGCGCGGGCACTGAGCAAACGGGACGCTGATCGGTTGCAGGTAGAGGCCGACCGGCTCACTGAGTTCCTGGACGGCGTGACGATCGCGAACGTGTACAAGTCGCGGCTGATGAAAGGCGAGCGGCTGCCGTAG
- a CDS encoding GntR family transcriptional regulator encodes MADASASDRAYRVIRNRIIEHAYEPGTMLGESTLAGEIGMSRTPVRTALARLQDEGWIAVYPKRGAQVRGVSQRAAAELADARIVLESTSVDRASSPRRAELADRLEESIEAQRVAFADGDVAQFIDLTLSFHRSFVEVGENRVLLELYDRLVDRHRFLLFGSGERLLSRCADIIDEHHLLLDEVRHGDGPGFAKALRNHIAETSATDVDGFGDVVGR; translated from the coding sequence ATGGCAGATGCGAGCGCGTCGGATCGCGCGTATCGCGTGATCCGCAATCGGATTATCGAGCACGCCTACGAGCCGGGAACCATGCTCGGCGAATCGACTCTCGCGGGCGAAATCGGTATGAGTCGTACGCCGGTGCGTACGGCGCTGGCCAGACTGCAAGACGAAGGCTGGATCGCCGTCTATCCCAAGCGCGGTGCACAGGTGCGCGGGGTCTCGCAGCGTGCAGCCGCCGAATTGGCCGACGCCCGGATCGTGCTGGAATCGACCTCAGTCGATCGAGCGAGTTCGCCGCGACGGGCAGAGTTGGCGGACCGTCTCGAGGAATCGATCGAGGCGCAACGCGTCGCCTTCGCCGACGGCGACGTCGCCCAGTTCATCGACCTGACGCTGTCCTTCCACCGCAGTTTTGTCGAAGTTGGCGAGAACCGGGTACTGCTGGAGCTCTATGACAGGCTCGTCGACCGCCATCGATTCTTGCTGTTCGGATCCGGGGAGCGACTGTTGTCGCGCTGCGCGGACATCATTGATGAGCATCATCTGCTGCTTGATGAGGTGCGCCACGGTGACGGTCCCGGGTTCGCGAAGGCCCTGCGTAATCACATTGCCGAAACCAGCGCGACCGATGTCGACGGATTCGGCGACGTCGTCGGTCGATGA
- a CDS encoding MFS transporter, whose protein sequence is MAGVSANQVRLVTAQLFSGAGIASGFAVGGLLAEEITGKTAMAGFAQMSVILGAGLIAYPLAALAGRKGRRTALTLGFGTGLCGAAIVLLAVALAFLPLLMLGMMMCGACTAAGLQARYAAVDTVRPEAAGRAMSIVVWATTIGSVLGPNFTEPGAKLGETFGMNPLAGPYLISMGAFALATLAASTLTKGMAAAPSGAQAVERLGLRDALRYAGGHPVPLFAMVTIITGQMMMTNVMVMTPVHMDHQAFSLALIGIVISVHIAGMYGLSPLFGWVADRWGPGVVIVCGGLVFVMSILLGILDALAAESSMTLLTIALMLLGVGWSMFLIGGSALLTVSAPPNAKLTLQGASDSAMNLGGALMAALAGPVLEGGGFLWINLMACVVLAITLVFAVRAVPLMRWPGREPVPAAVE, encoded by the coding sequence ATGGCGGGTGTTTCCGCGAACCAGGTCAGGCTGGTCACCGCGCAACTGTTCTCCGGCGCGGGAATCGCTTCCGGATTCGCGGTAGGCGGCCTGCTCGCCGAGGAGATCACCGGAAAGACCGCCATGGCCGGATTCGCGCAGATGAGCGTGATTCTCGGCGCTGGCCTGATCGCCTATCCGCTGGCCGCGCTCGCGGGACGTAAGGGACGGCGTACGGCGCTCACCCTAGGATTCGGCACTGGTCTGTGCGGGGCGGCCATTGTGTTGCTGGCCGTGGCGCTGGCGTTCCTGCCGTTGCTGATGCTCGGCATGATGATGTGCGGGGCCTGTACGGCGGCCGGGCTGCAAGCGCGGTACGCCGCGGTCGACACCGTGCGGCCGGAGGCCGCGGGACGCGCGATGTCGATCGTCGTATGGGCTACCACGATCGGCTCGGTGCTCGGCCCGAACTTCACCGAACCTGGCGCCAAACTGGGCGAGACGTTCGGGATGAACCCGCTCGCTGGGCCGTATCTGATCTCGATGGGCGCGTTCGCGCTGGCAACCCTCGCGGCGTCCACCCTGACGAAGGGGATGGCGGCCGCGCCGTCGGGTGCGCAGGCGGTCGAACGGCTGGGGCTTCGCGACGCGCTGCGGTACGCCGGCGGCCATCCCGTTCCGCTATTTGCGATGGTCACCATCATCACCGGGCAAATGATGATGACCAACGTGATGGTGATGACGCCGGTACACATGGATCATCAAGCGTTCAGCCTGGCGCTGATCGGCATCGTGATCAGCGTGCACATCGCCGGGATGTACGGGCTCTCGCCGCTGTTCGGGTGGGTCGCCGACCGGTGGGGTCCGGGTGTGGTGATCGTGTGCGGTGGACTCGTCTTCGTCATGTCGATCCTGCTGGGCATCCTGGACGCGCTGGCCGCAGAGTCGTCGATGACGCTGCTGACGATCGCGCTGATGCTCCTCGGCGTGGGGTGGTCGATGTTCCTGATCGGCGGCTCCGCGCTGTTGACCGTGTCGGCGCCGCCGAATGCAAAACTCACGTTGCAGGGCGCGTCCGACTCCGCGATGAACTTGGGCGGAGCGTTGATGGCGGCGCTCGCCGGACCGGTACTGGAAGGTGGCGGATTCCTGTGGATCAACTTGATGGCGTGCGTCGTCCTCGCCATCACTCTGGTCTTCGCCGTACGGGCGGTGCCACTGATGCGATGGCCGGGTCGAGAGCCGGTGCCGGCCGCGGTGGAGTAA
- a CDS encoding cytochrome c biogenesis CcdA family protein has protein sequence MQIGFLAAFFGGVLALLSPCSALLLPAFFASTIGGRLSLLAHGAVFYLGLAVTLVPLGLGLGALGTLLVTERGLIIAIASAVLVILGLMQVFGLGFDLSRLMPAAARLQRTGTGYVRTLLLGAVGGVAGFCAGPILGSILTIALAQGNMPLAGGLLAVYGAGMVVPLMAIAGLWQRLGERGRRALRGRSFTLGGREFHTTSVIGGALMIVIGVLFWITNGFVGVPAVVPTDVEMWLQERGGVLSNPVFDIVAVLLVAALAIWWWFARAQRRERADADIDA, from the coding sequence ATGCAGATTGGTTTCCTCGCGGCCTTCTTTGGCGGCGTGCTCGCGCTATTGAGCCCGTGTAGCGCGCTGCTGCTGCCGGCCTTCTTTGCCTCAACGATCGGCGGCCGACTCAGTCTGCTGGCGCACGGCGCGGTGTTCTATCTCGGGCTAGCCGTCACCCTGGTCCCGCTCGGCCTGGGGCTCGGCGCGCTCGGCACGCTGTTGGTGACCGAACGCGGGCTGATCATCGCGATTGCGTCGGCAGTGCTGGTGATTCTCGGGCTGATGCAGGTATTCGGACTCGGTTTTGATCTGTCCCGGTTGATGCCCGCAGCGGCGCGGTTGCAGCGCACTGGTACGGGGTACGTGCGGACGCTCCTGCTGGGCGCGGTCGGTGGTGTCGCCGGGTTCTGTGCCGGACCGATTCTTGGCTCGATCCTGACGATCGCACTCGCGCAAGGCAACATGCCGCTGGCTGGTGGGCTGCTGGCCGTGTACGGCGCGGGGATGGTGGTGCCGCTGATGGCTATCGCAGGCTTGTGGCAGCGCCTTGGCGAACGCGGGCGACGTGCGCTGCGCGGTCGGTCGTTCACTCTGGGTGGCCGCGAGTTTCACACGACGTCGGTGATCGGTGGCGCGCTGATGATCGTGATCGGTGTGCTGTTCTGGATTACGAATGGATTCGTCGGCGTTCCGGCAGTCGTACCGACCGACGTCGAGATGTGGTTGCAGGAGCGCGGCGGTGTGTTGTCGAACCCGGTGTTCGACATCGTGGCGGTGCTGCTCGTCGCCGCGCTGGCGATCTGGTGGTGGTTCGCGCGGGCGCAGCGCCGCGAGCGCGCCGATGCCGATATCGACGCGTGA
- a CDS encoding DsbA family protein, protein MAERGGSKVRMWSVPLVVFAIAVALIVVIVQNMRNESSTDASPSSGAASGAGTSSNSATGPNAGTASSSPGTSTSTASPPQQQGLSYVERRDPDDLLGFGDVNAPIGLVVYSDYQCGYCATWSTDTLPQVMPYVEAGDLRLEWRDVNVFGEDSERAARASYAAAIQDEYWAYHDALYAGGAPSSDLSEESLIALAVEVGLDQQQFVADLNADDTVEQVAQNMQEGLSLGVTGTPTFILGGEPIVGNQSTDVFITAIDQMLAAQD, encoded by the coding sequence GTGGCCGAACGAGGCGGATCCAAGGTTCGGATGTGGTCCGTGCCGCTGGTCGTGTTCGCGATCGCCGTGGCGTTGATCGTCGTGATCGTGCAGAACATGCGGAACGAATCGTCCACCGACGCCTCGCCGAGTTCGGGTGCCGCTTCGGGTGCCGGAACGTCCTCGAATTCGGCAACCGGACCGAACGCCGGTACTGCCTCGAGTTCACCGGGCACGTCGACGTCGACTGCGAGCCCACCGCAGCAGCAAGGCCTCTCGTACGTCGAACGCCGTGACCCCGACGATCTACTGGGTTTCGGTGACGTCAACGCTCCGATCGGCCTCGTTGTGTACTCGGACTACCAGTGCGGCTACTGCGCCACATGGAGCACCGATACGCTTCCGCAGGTCATGCCGTACGTCGAAGCCGGTGACCTTCGGCTTGAGTGGCGGGATGTCAATGTGTTCGGCGAGGACTCCGAGCGCGCGGCGCGGGCGTCGTACGCCGCTGCGATTCAGGATGAGTACTGGGCGTATCACGATGCGTTGTACGCCGGTGGCGCGCCGTCCTCGGATCTATCCGAGGAGTCGCTTATCGCGCTGGCGGTTGAGGTCGGCTTGGATCAGCAGCAGTTCGTTGCTGACCTCAATGCCGATGACACCGTCGAGCAGGTCGCGCAGAACATGCAGGAAGGGTTGAGCCTCGGCGTGACGGGGACGCCGACGTTCATTCTCGGCGGCGAACCGATCGTCGGCAACCAGTCAACGGACGTGTTCATTACGGCGATTGACCAGATGCTCGCCGCACAGGACTGA
- the metA gene encoding homoserine O-acetyltransferase MetA: MPVNIPHDLPARATLEAENIFVMSDDQASHQDIRPLKIAILNLMPLKVTTETQLMRMLGSTSLQVEVTLLRTSSHQSRNTPSEHLEAFYRTFEDIEDEYFDGLVITGAPIEKLPFEDVDYWPEMTKILDWSRKHVYSTLHICWGAQAALYHQYGVDKFELPGKNFGVFNHRVIDPSAKLVRGFDEEFAAPHSRHTDVDAGDIEATGKINVLALSDEAGVFLAATPDARQVFVMGHPEYDRDTLELEYRRDVDAGDHIIMPKHYFPNDDPDKEPIIRWRGHGYLLYGNWLNYCVYQETPFDPRSMPIEG, encoded by the coding sequence ATGCCTGTCAACATCCCGCATGACCTCCCCGCTCGCGCCACGCTCGAGGCGGAGAACATCTTCGTGATGTCCGATGACCAGGCCAGCCATCAGGACATCCGACCGCTGAAGATCGCGATCCTGAATCTGATGCCGCTGAAGGTGACGACCGAGACCCAATTGATGCGGATGCTTGGCAGCACATCGCTGCAGGTTGAAGTGACGCTGCTGCGGACCTCCAGTCACCAGTCCCGCAATACCCCGAGCGAACACCTCGAAGCCTTCTACCGGACCTTCGAGGACATTGAGGACGAGTACTTCGACGGGCTCGTCATCACCGGTGCCCCGATCGAGAAACTGCCGTTCGAGGACGTCGATTACTGGCCCGAGATGACGAAGATCCTCGACTGGAGCCGCAAGCACGTGTACTCTACGCTACACATCTGTTGGGGGGCGCAGGCGGCGCTCTATCACCAGTACGGCGTGGACAAGTTCGAGTTACCCGGCAAGAACTTCGGCGTGTTCAACCATCGCGTGATCGACCCATCGGCGAAGTTGGTGCGCGGATTCGACGAGGAGTTCGCGGCTCCGCATTCACGGCACACCGACGTCGATGCCGGCGATATCGAGGCGACCGGAAAGATCAACGTGCTCGCGCTGAGCGACGAGGCGGGGGTCTTCTTAGCGGCCACGCCGGACGCGCGGCAAGTGTTTGTGATGGGGCACCCCGAGTACGACCGAGACACGCTCGAGTTGGAGTACCGCCGGGATGTCGATGCCGGCGATCACATCATCATGCCGAAGCATTACTTCCCCAACGACGACCCCGATAAGGAACCGATCATCCGTTGGCGCGGGCATGGTTACCTGCTGTACGGCAACTGGCTGAACTACTGCGTCTATCAGGAGACGCCGTTCGACCCGCGCTCGATGCCGATCGAGGGCTAG
- a CDS encoding Fur family transcriptional regulator yields the protein MAEDRRRTAQQERVKQSLDEADGFVSAGDLHRRIFAKGESIGLATVYRHLNAMADREEIDVIAVDNERLFRACAPEDHHHHLVCERCGKAVDLPPPEEAWFADVAGRHGFTLTRHVLEIFGVCAECAAASR from the coding sequence GTGGCCGAGGACCGGCGCCGTACGGCGCAGCAGGAACGCGTTAAGCAGAGCCTGGATGAGGCCGACGGTTTCGTCTCGGCCGGCGACCTGCATCGGCGCATTTTCGCCAAGGGCGAATCCATCGGCCTGGCGACCGTGTATCGACACCTCAATGCGATGGCCGATCGCGAGGAAATCGACGTGATCGCGGTCGATAACGAGCGGTTGTTCCGCGCGTGCGCCCCTGAGGACCATCACCACCATCTGGTGTGCGAACGATGCGGTAAAGCGGTCGACCTACCACCGCCTGAGGAGGCATGGTTCGCCGACGTCGCCGGCCGTCACGGGTTCACGCTCACCCGGCACGTGCTGGAGATCTTCGGCGTCTGCGCCGAATGTGCCGCCGCTAGCCGCTAG